Proteins from a genomic interval of Candidatus Tanganyikabacteria bacterium:
- the istA gene encoding IS21 family transposase: protein MIDKDTEFLILRHYLIDKWRPGTIGRQLGVHHGVVRRVLQRGGIAMEGLPRRRSMVDPFGGFITETLARYPDLCASNLFQMVRERGYTGGPDHFRAMVRRFRPAKAAEAYLRLRTLAGEQAQVDWGCFGHVEVPGGKRPLSAFVMVLSWSRMVFLRFSLNQQLGGFLQGHQDAFDFFGGVPRVLLYDNLKSAVLERIGDAIRFNPTLLAFANHSGFEPRPCAAARGNEKGRVERAIRYIRTSFFAARTWRDLDDLNDQARAWCLGLAADRRCPGDRNLKVREAFEQEQATLRPAPVDAFPSEDCVEVAIGKTPYARFDGNDYSVPPTWVRRSLTIRADATKVRLLNGCEVLASHLRSWGKGQTVEDPQHVAELVQWKRAATEARGMDRLYHAAPQSRVLLTRLGERGENLGAATVNLLRLLDGYGAAALDGGIEEALRSDRATPHAVRQILEQRRRQAGQTPPIPVTLPNDPRVRDVHVRPHSLASYNQLTGVRTDDR from the coding sequence ATGATCGACAAGGACACCGAATTCCTCATTCTACGCCACTATCTCATCGACAAGTGGCGGCCGGGGACCATCGGAAGGCAACTCGGCGTCCATCACGGCGTGGTGCGACGTGTGCTTCAACGCGGCGGAATCGCGATGGAGGGTCTGCCCCGACGGCGCTCGATGGTGGACCCCTTCGGGGGGTTCATCACCGAAACCCTGGCGCGATACCCGGATCTTTGCGCGAGCAACCTCTTCCAGATGGTTCGTGAGCGCGGCTATACCGGTGGGCCCGACCACTTCCGAGCGATGGTACGGCGATTTCGCCCTGCGAAAGCTGCGGAGGCTTATCTGCGCCTGCGTACGTTGGCAGGAGAGCAGGCCCAGGTCGACTGGGGATGTTTCGGCCATGTGGAGGTTCCCGGTGGAAAACGTCCGCTATCGGCCTTTGTGATGGTGCTCTCCTGGTCCCGGATGGTGTTCCTTCGGTTCAGCCTGAATCAACAGTTGGGAGGATTCCTCCAGGGTCATCAGGACGCCTTCGATTTCTTTGGCGGCGTGCCTCGGGTCCTGCTCTACGACAACCTCAAGAGCGCAGTATTGGAGCGGATCGGAGATGCGATTCGATTCAACCCCACCCTGTTGGCCTTCGCCAACCATTCGGGCTTCGAGCCGCGCCCGTGCGCGGCCGCGCGCGGAAACGAAAAGGGTAGGGTAGAGCGAGCGATCCGCTACATCCGCACGAGCTTCTTCGCCGCCCGTACCTGGCGGGACCTGGACGATCTCAACGACCAGGCACGTGCCTGGTGTCTCGGACTGGCGGCCGACCGCCGATGTCCCGGAGATCGGAATCTCAAGGTAAGGGAGGCCTTTGAGCAAGAACAAGCTACGCTTCGACCCGCTCCTGTCGATGCTTTCCCGAGTGAGGACTGTGTCGAAGTGGCGATTGGCAAGACTCCCTACGCGCGCTTCGATGGGAACGACTACTCCGTGCCTCCGACGTGGGTCCGGCGAAGCCTGACGATCCGGGCCGACGCGACCAAGGTACGTCTGCTCAACGGATGCGAAGTCCTGGCGTCTCACCTGCGCTCCTGGGGGAAGGGCCAGACCGTGGAGGACCCGCAACATGTGGCCGAACTGGTCCAGTGGAAGCGGGCGGCCACTGAGGCGCGGGGGATGGACCGCTTGTACCACGCGGCGCCCCAGAGCCGCGTCCTGCTGACGCGCCTGGGCGAACGCGGTGAAAATCTGGGGGCTGCGACCGTAAACCTCCTCAGACTGCTGGACGGCTATGGCGCGGCCGCGCTCGACGGGGGGATCGAAGAGGCCCTCCGATCGGACCGCGCGACCCCCCATGCGGTTCGGCAGATCCTCGAACAGCGGCGCCGCCAAGCTGGACAGACGCCGCCGATCCCCGTGACTCTCCCGAACGATCCGCGGGTGCGCGATGTCCACGTCCGTCCCCATTCGCTCGCCAGCTACAACCAACTCACGGGAGTGCGGACCGATGACCGATAA